In Rhizobium sp. BT04, the following proteins share a genomic window:
- a CDS encoding IclR family transcriptional regulator produces MRETDFVSGFARGLKVIEAFGETRQRLSIAEAAKLTGLDRATVRRSLLTLAELGYADYDGKFFTLTPKILRLGHAYLAATPLPALLQPHLDLLSEKAGQSASASVLDGTDIVYIARAAQRRVMSINLTPGSRLPAYCASMGRVLLAALAENEARAILARSELRKNTPNTRIDPDELITEFRRVRAEGYAIIDQELEIGLCSIAVPIDNDRGETVAAINIGTPAALVPAAEMKERYLPLLRETQAALRPLLRR; encoded by the coding sequence ATGCGCGAAACGGATTTCGTCAGCGGCTTTGCCCGCGGCCTGAAAGTCATCGAGGCCTTCGGTGAAACGCGGCAGCGGCTGTCGATTGCCGAGGCCGCCAAGCTGACGGGGCTCGACCGCGCCACGGTGCGCCGCTCGCTGCTGACGCTCGCCGAGCTCGGTTATGCCGATTATGACGGCAAGTTCTTCACCCTGACGCCGAAGATCCTGCGGCTTGGCCATGCCTATCTCGCGGCGACGCCGCTGCCGGCGCTGCTGCAGCCGCATCTCGATCTGCTCTCGGAAAAGGCCGGCCAGAGCGCCTCGGCCTCGGTGCTGGACGGCACCGACATCGTCTATATCGCCCGCGCCGCGCAGCGCCGCGTCATGTCGATCAATCTCACCCCCGGCAGCCGCCTGCCCGCCTATTGCGCCTCGATGGGCCGCGTGCTGCTTGCGGCTCTTGCCGAAAACGAGGCGCGCGCCATCCTTGCCCGCAGCGAGTTGAGAAAAAATACGCCGAATACCAGGATCGACCCGGACGAACTCATCACAGAATTCCGGCGCGTCCGCGCCGAGGGCTACGCCATCATCGACCAGGAGCTGGAGATCGGCCTCTGCTCGATCGCCGTGCCGATCGATAACGACCGCGGCGAAACGGTCGCGGCGATCAATATCGGCACTCCGGCCGCCCTCGTCCCGGCCGCGGAGATGAAGGAGCGCTATCTGCCGCTGCTGAGGGAAACGCAGGCGGCGCTGCGGCCGCTGCTGCGCCGGTGA